The stretch of DNA AGCAGGAACAGTAGCAGAATATACGGGCATGGTAAAAAGAGGCAATAGCTTTAATCCTTCTCATAATGACTGGGAGTGGTTTATGTTGGAATCGAACGGAAATATTGCAACGGATTCTAGTGGAGCTGAAATGCGTGGCGCTAATTTAATGAATGGCATGTGCAACAATTGCCATAGCGTTGCAACAACCGATTATAGTTTCTCAAAATAAGTTTGGTTAAATAAATGAAGTGTGTCTAAAGCAAGCATTTAGCTTGCTTTAGTTTTAAATTCTTCGTTTTTAATGCTTGTTGATTTTATTGTTTTTGAAAACGACGATCCGTTAAGGCCTCTAAAAATTGAATCAAATCCTGTTTTTCGTTGACGGTTAGGTGTAGCGGCTCTTGCAATAAGGTATCTCTATTGATAGAACCATGTACAAATTGGCTAGGGTCATCGTAATAATCCACGACTTCTTCTAAGGTGGTAAACTGACCATTGTGCATATAAGGCGCTGTGATGGCAATATTGCGCAAACCAGGAACCTTTAATTTGCCCAAATCGCTTGAATCTTGACTAATGGCAAATCGACCAACATCACCTAAGGTATCACTTCCATTAAACAAGCCAATGTTTCTAAATTCATCTCCTGTAAAATCTGGACCAAAATGACAATCAAAACACTTGGCTTTTTCATTAAAAATCTCTCGGCCTCTAATTTGCGCTGAACTCATTGCTAAGGTATCTCCTTGCATCCATTGATCAAAGGGAGAATCTCCAGGAGATTCTAACGAAGAAACAAAGGCAGCTAAAGCCATGCTTAGATTGCTAGAATCTGCTGGGCTGCCATAAATGGTTTGAAACCATTGCAGGTAAGGTCCATTGTTGAGGCGATCCAAAAGGGTAGGAATCGGCAAATCCATTTCAATGGGATTGTGAATGGGCATCAGTACTTGTTCTTCTATGGAAGCCGCTCGTCCATCATAAAAAAAATAAGGACGAGATAGCATGTTCATAGAAGAAGGCGTATTTCTAGTCCCTAGCTGACCGTCTACCCCCAAGCTGAAGCTAGTGGTATCGGCAAAGGCAAATTGGGGCTGATGACAGGAGGCACAACTAATGCTATGGTCTCTAGAGAGCAAAGGGTCAAAGAATAATTTTTCGCCCAATTCTAGTTCTGTACTGGGGGAATCTATCGAATTAAAGGAAATCATAAGAAATCCCAAAAAAAGGAGGAAAATGATATATTTCATCGCTGTTATTCTAGATGATATGGAATTAAATTAGAAGGTGAAAATAACCTTTTTTTTGCAGAAAAAACAGACAATATATATTTTAATGCATCCCCTCTGCGCTTATCTTTTTTTTAAGACAATCTCAAAACTTTGCTCAATTCTAATTCCGTCCTCATCCACCAATACAATCTTGTGTTTTCCTGCATTGGGTTTAAGCTCCATTTCATGAAAGTCTTTGGTCATACCTAGATAGGTATTGTCTAGATGCCAATAAATAACCTTTTCGGGGTTTTGATGTGCTACTCGAAAGACCGTGCCATTAATTCTACCATCATAGTCAATGGGAATAAAAATTTTTGTTGGATTTTTGGGATAGATAAACTGCATAGAGCGCTGTTCAGAATTAAGGCGACAATCGTCTCTAAATCTTGGTGGCAAGCGATAAGAAGGATTGCGGTGCTTGTAATAATATTCTTCTAATGGGGGCAACAAAAACCAGGTCTGATGCACCATGTTATGAACAGATTCGCAGTTGCCATTCACTTGATAAGTGCCTGTACTGTCTAGGTGTAATTGTTGATGAAATGGACAAGACTTCACTTGGCGTGCATGACGACCGACTAAAACCGTATCGATTGTTTCACAATGGATGGAAGGTCGGAAGCCGCTTTTTTTACAAACAGGTAGTTTTAAGAGCTCTTCTTTGGGGGGATTGAACCAAGTTGTATGCGGCAATTGGTTGAATACATCAAAGAGTATAGGAGCCGCTGCTTTGACCCCAACTAGCCCTTGTCTACCTTCTCCATTCGCATTGCCAACCCAAACCCCAATGGTGTATTCTGGTGTTACACCAATAGCCCAAGCATCCCTAAAACCAAAACTAGTTCCCGTTTTCCAAGCAATATCTCTAGACGATTCAAAATATTTCCAACCTCCTTCAGTATTGGGGCGTTCAAGTTGGCGCATAATTTCAAATGTATTATAAATACTAGCAGCACTTAATATAGGAGCTTCTTTGAGAAAATTTTGAGGGCTAGGGGTACTGTCTTTTAATAGATAATGCAAAGGGCGAAAGTCAGTAGGACTATAGCAATGTTGTTGTTGCTGGGTTCGTTGGTTATAATTTAATAGCGTCCTCCCCATACTAGCATAGGCTCCACACAAATCCCAAAGGCTAGCTTCTGCGCCTCCCAAGATAAGCGAAAGACCATAGTGTTTTGGGGATTGGGTGATTGTGCTGATGCCTAATTTTTGTAATTGTGTACAAAAATTGGCCGTGCCATATTCTTGCAACATACGAACCATTGGAATATTTAAAGAACGAACTAGGGCACGACTAGCAGGAACAACACCATCATAATTTTCATAAAAATTTTTGGGGCGATACCCTCCCATATACATTGGAATATCGGGGACTAGACTATGTGGAAGTATATCGCCATTGTGCAACATAGAGGCATACAGAAATGGTTTTAGAATAGACCCTGTGCTTCTTGGAGAAGTAATGATGTCAACATTTTGCCCTTGATCCTCTTTGCTATGTGGAGGAATGACATTGCCCCAATACGACAGTACTTCGCCAGATTTTGTATCGGCTACCAAAACAGCAATATTGTGTACACCATTGGTTTGTAAGTGCTGATATTGTTGTAATAACAGTTGTTGAATTCTAATTTGTAAATCAGAAGCTAAGGTAGTCTGAAAATAGGCATACTTTTTTTTGTTGATCCCCAATTTTTGCTCTTTTTGAATGCGTCCTACCAAATGGGGAGCTAATTGGGGAAGTGGGAGCGGAGCGGCTGGAATTTCTTCTTCTTGTGCTAGTGTGGTGGTAATGGAGTCAATTAGCCCTCGTTCTCTAAATTTGGAGAGCAATAAATTGCGTTTTTCTAGCAGGCGTTTTCGATTTCTGCCTGGATGAACGAGCCCAGGACTATTGGGCAAAACGGCAAGCGTAGCAGCTTCGCCCCAAGATAACAGGCTAGGGGCTTTGCCATAGTATCGCCACGCTGCGGCATCCAAACCAACAACATTGCCACCAAAGGGAGCATTAGACGCATACAAGGCTAAGATTTGAGCTTTGGAATAAGCCATCTCCAGACGAGTTGCCATCATCATTTCATGCATTTTTCTATAAAAGGAACGCCCCCTGCGTTGGGTAGACATTCGCATGACCTGCATGGTTATCGTACTAGCGCCACTCGTGATTTTTCCATCTTGATAATTATCTCGGATAGCTCGCCCAATCCCTTTAATGTCTACTCCTATGTGATGGTAAAAACGTCGATCTTCATACTCCGTAATTGCAATGGCAAATTTAGCGGGAACCGAATCATTATGAGGAAAACGCCATTGCCCATCGCTCGCAATTCTAGCTCCTAATAAATAACCCGTCCGATCGACTAAAACAATACTGGTAGGCGTATCAAATATTTTTTTGGGAAGACAAAACCAATAGATTAGACCAATCGACAGAAAGATCAAAATGGTCTTTTTGAGGTGACGAACGCAAAAAAAGTAAATTATATTTTTAAGACTATTTTTTAAACGACTCAAGAATGGTATCTATTTAATAGGGAGTACAATGTTAGTTTCTCTACAAAGCTACTTTGATGCGTTAAAAAAAGCAAAAATTAATTAAAATTTTGTATCAATACAGGAATGATTTGCTTTATATTCTCTAAAAGATGGTGATGATAAGCGGCTAATAGTTTGGATTCTTGCTCTAGATAGTCTGTTTTATATAAGAGCGTTTTTTTTTTATCTAGAATAAGATAATATCGAATGATAATCCGATAAGTATGCCCCAAAATGAGTTGCTTTTCATCCATTAAACGGGATTGACTGCTCACTAATGCTAACCCAACATTGCCAAAATAAAAGGAAATGGTAGAGATTTGTTCTAAGGAAGAGACAAAATGCTCCAAAATCCACTGCAAGGCTTTTTCTGTAGACCATTTTTGCTGGCTTATCAACAATTGGAGTACCAATAGGTTATTGTGCGCATCATTTTCTTTTAATAAAGCTAAATATTGGGATTTATGTTGCATAATGCTAGTTTAGAAGAACCAATTAATCCGTTGTTTTTTCCTCTTTTTCCAATCTATTTTGTACTGTTTTTATGGCTTCTTTAAGTCCTTCCAGATAACGATTTAATGCCAGTGCTTTTTCATAATCTTGTAAGGCAGCATCGTATTGTTTCGAGTGAAATTGTATCAAACCTCGATAATAATAAGCCGTCGCATGATTGGGAGCTAATTCTAGCGCTTTATTGATGTCATCGTGAGCACTTAGTAACTGATCTGCATGCAGTTTTGTCCAAGCTCTATTCATGTAGGCTAAACTATTTTCTGGGTCTATTTTAATAGCGTTAGAATAAGCAATAATAGCTTTGGTATATTGTTGATAGGCTTTGTAAGAATTTCCCTTGTTGAGATAAAAAAGACTAGTAGTAGGTTGGAGTTCAATGGCTTTGTCAAAATCTTTTATAGCATCCCAATAGCGTTTGATCGCATGTGAGGTGAGCCCTCTATTGTTATAGGCCACTACAAAATTAGGATTGAGTTCAATGGCTTTACTGTATAATTTTAAGGCATCTTTATATTGTTCTAAGCTAAAACGAATATCTCCCATATTGTCATAAGCATCTGCAAAATAGGGATCCCAATAAATCGCCATTCTATAATCTTCTAGTGCTAATTTTAAGTTTTCTTGCGCACTATAAGCCAAGCCACGGTTGTTGTATGCTATGGCCATTTTTTTGTCCAATTCGATCGCCTTGGTATAATGCTCAATGGCTTTATCGTAGTTACTATACAAAAAGTTAATCCACCCCATATTGTTGTAGACAATGGCATAAGTTGAATTTAGTGCAATTGAAAATTGATAATCTTCTAAGGCTTTTTCATACTCCTTTAATCGCTCGTAAGTAACTCCTCTATTGATATAAGCTTCTACGAATTGTGGATTCTTTTGAATGGCATTGGTATAGTGTTCAACGGCCAGATCAAAGGCTTCGGCATCAAAACTAGTTTGCCCCAATTGGTAAAATTCTTCTGCTGTATTTTGAGCCAAAAGAGACCAAGGACGGAAGCTAAGAAGTACTAAAAAAAGGAATAGGAATACTTTAGATGTAAATTGCATAAGTAAGGTTACAAATTAATGCTCAAAAATGGGATGTACAACTGCTCGTAAGAAATGGTAATCATAACCCAAAATATCGTTCCAAATGTATGGATAATAGAAAGAAAATCATCACGACCAAAATCATTTAACCAATTTCCTGAAAAAGAATAGTATAAGAAGTACCCTCTTTTTGGGGGACTTTTTTGATAGATCCATTCAATTGACGGGCGAGCTGATGGATTAACTTAAGCCCTAAAGACTTTGTTGTTCTGTGATTTATTTCATCAGAAAATCCTAGACCATTATCACCTATTAACAATTGAAAATTAGGAGCAGTCAACGGAATGATTTGGATATGAATGGTACCTTTTGTCTGTTTGGGAATACCATATTTTAGTGCATTGGTAAGAATTTCAT from Aureispira anguillae encodes:
- the pbpC gene encoding penicillin-binding protein 1C; its protein translation is MSRLKNSLKNIIYFFCVRHLKKTILIFLSIGLIYWFCLPKKIFDTPTSIVLVDRTGYLLGARIASDGQWRFPHNDSVPAKFAIAITEYEDRRFYHHIGVDIKGIGRAIRDNYQDGKITSGASTITMQVMRMSTQRRGRSFYRKMHEMMMATRLEMAYSKAQILALYASNAPFGGNVVGLDAAAWRYYGKAPSLLSWGEAATLAVLPNSPGLVHPGRNRKRLLEKRNLLLSKFRERGLIDSITTTLAQEEEIPAAPLPLPQLAPHLVGRIQKEQKLGINKKKYAYFQTTLASDLQIRIQQLLLQQYQHLQTNGVHNIAVLVADTKSGEVLSYWGNVIPPHSKEDQGQNVDIITSPRSTGSILKPFLYASMLHNGDILPHSLVPDIPMYMGGYRPKNFYENYDGVVPASRALVRSLNIPMVRMLQEYGTANFCTQLQKLGISTITQSPKHYGLSLILGGAEASLWDLCGAYASMGRTLLNYNQRTQQQQHCYSPTDFRPLHYLLKDSTPSPQNFLKEAPILSAASIYNTFEIMRQLERPNTEGGWKYFESSRDIAWKTGTSFGFRDAWAIGVTPEYTIGVWVGNANGEGRQGLVGVKAAAPILFDVFNQLPHTTWFNPPKEELLKLPVCKKSGFRPSIHCETIDTVLVGRHARQVKSCPFHQQLHLDSTGTYQVNGNCESVHNMVHQTWFLLPPLEEYYYKHRNPSYRLPPRFRDDCRLNSEQRSMQFIYPKNPTKIFIPIDYDGRINGTVFRVAHQNPEKVIYWHLDNTYLGMTKDFHEMELKPNAGKHKIVLVDEDGIRIEQSFEIVLKKR
- a CDS encoding tetratricopeptide repeat protein translates to MQFTSKVFLFLFLVLLSFRPWSLLAQNTAEEFYQLGQTSFDAEAFDLAVEHYTNAIQKNPQFVEAYINRGVTYERLKEYEKALEDYQFSIALNSTYAIVYNNMGWINFLYSNYDKAIEHYTKAIELDKKMAIAYNNRGLAYSAQENLKLALEDYRMAIYWDPYFADAYDNMGDIRFSLEQYKDALKLYSKAIELNPNFVVAYNNRGLTSHAIKRYWDAIKDFDKAIELQPTTSLFYLNKGNSYKAYQQYTKAIIAYSNAIKIDPENSLAYMNRAWTKLHADQLLSAHDDINKALELAPNHATAYYYRGLIQFHSKQYDAALQDYEKALALNRYLEGLKEAIKTVQNRLEKEEKTTD
- a CDS encoding cytochrome-c peroxidase, giving the protein MKYIIFLLFLGFLMISFNSIDSPSTELELGEKLFFDPLLSRDHSISCASCHQPQFAFADTTSFSLGVDGQLGTRNTPSSMNMLSRPYFFYDGRAASIEEQVLMPIHNPIEMDLPIPTLLDRLNNGPYLQWFQTIYGSPADSSNLSMALAAFVSSLESPGDSPFDQWMQGDTLAMSSAQIRGREIFNEKAKCFDCHFGPDFTGDEFRNIGLFNGSDTLGDVGRFAISQDSSDLGKLKVPGLRNIAITAPYMHNGQFTTLEEVVDYYDDPSQFVHGSINRDTLLQEPLHLTVNEKQDLIQFLEALTDRRFQKQ